The Mucilaginibacter mallensis genome has a segment encoding these proteins:
- a CDS encoding thioredoxin family protein, with translation MLKLFPNKIAGLFLVLIISACAFICNAQTKTTHTKNPHNIVFIEDSWDEALRQAALQNKYIFVDAYASWCGPCKMLKKYTFSNQKVADFFNANFVNVSIDMEKGDGPSLATAWRLQAYPTLIIFDAKGRPVLGTAGYMGVNDLLDFGKQGLSKKSSAI, from the coding sequence ATGCTTAAACTATTCCCAAACAAGATTGCCGGGCTATTTCTCGTGTTGATAATATCCGCCTGTGCTTTTATATGCAATGCCCAGACTAAAACTACGCACACCAAAAACCCGCATAATATTGTTTTTATTGAAGATTCATGGGATGAAGCCTTACGACAGGCTGCGTTACAAAACAAATATATTTTTGTTGATGCCTATGCCAGTTGGTGCGGCCCATGCAAAATGCTCAAGAAATACACGTTTAGTAATCAAAAGGTGGCCGACTTTTTTAACGCCAATTTTGTAAACGTATCTATTGACATGGAGAAAGGTGACGGGCCCAGCCTGGCTACTGCATGGCGATTACAGGCTTATCCTACATTAATTATTTTTGACGCTAAAGGCAGACCAGTTTTAGGTACCGCCGGATATATGGGCGTGAATGATCTGCTGGATTTTGGTAAACAGGGATTGAGTAAAAAAAGTAGCGCTATTTAG